A stretch of the Panicum virgatum strain AP13 chromosome 9N, P.virgatum_v5, whole genome shotgun sequence genome encodes the following:
- the LOC120692281 gene encoding 3-ketoacyl-CoA synthase 12-like: protein MELLPLLTALLLAHALAYLAWTAAARRRQSRCYLLDYVCHKPRDGRKITTETAGDVIQRNKRLALSDYRFLLRVTVRSGIGEETYAPQSILEGREDAPALRDALDEMDAFIDEAIAELFARTGFAPRDVDVLVFNVSMLSPAPSLASRVVRRYGLREDVAAYNLTGMGCSAGLVALDLARNALRTRRRALALVVSSESIAPNWYSGTDRSMMLANCLFRSGGAAVLLSNDPAHRGRAKMELSCLVRAHIGANDDAHVCALQREDAEGRVGISLSKALPKAAVRAFAVNLRRLAPRVLPVAELARFASRLLSRQLLAHLRSSGKKAGGGDAPRIDFKTGVDHFCLHPGGTAVIEAVKQSLGLDDGDVEPSRMTLHRWGNTSASSLWYVLSYMEAKGRLKVGDRVLMVTFGSGFKCNSCMWEVTGDMADKGAWADCIGSYPPESLDNPYMVKFGWINDVEGDALML from the coding sequence ATGGAGCTGCTCCCCCTGCTCACGGCGCTCCTCCTGGCGCACGCCCTGGCCTACCTGGCCTggacggccgccgcgcgccgccggcagtCGCGGTGCTACCTCCTGGACTACGTCTGCCACAAGCCCCGCGACGGCCGCAAGATCACCACGGAGACGGCCGGCGACGTGATCCAGCGCAACAAGCGCCTGGCCCTCTCCGACTaccgcttcctcctccgcgtCACCGTCCGCTCCGGCATCGGAGAGGAGACCTACGCGCCGCAGAGCATCCTCGAGGGCCGCGAGGACGCGCCCGCGCTCCGGGACGCGCTCGACGAGATGGACGCCTTCATCGACGAGGCCATCGCGGAGCTCTTCGCCCGGACGGGCTTCGCGCCCCGCGACGTCGACGTGCTCGTCTTCAACGTCTCCATGCTCTCCCCGGCGCCGTCGCTGGCGTCGCGGGTCGTGCGCCGCTACGGCCTGCGCGAGGACGTCGCGGCGTACAACCTCACCGGGATGGGCTGCAGCGCCGGGCTGGTCGCGCTGGACCTCGCCCGGAACGCGctgcggacgcggcggcgcgcgctggcgCTCGTGGTCTCGTCGGAGTCCATCGCGCCCAACTGGTACTCCGGCACCGACAGGTCCATGATGCTCGCCAACTGCCTGttccgcagcggcggcgccgccgtgctgctcAGCAACGACCCGGCGCACCGCGGGCGCGCCAAGATGGAGCTGAGCTGCCTGGTGCGCGCCCACATCGGCGCCAACGACGACGCGCACGTGTGCGCCCTGCAGCGCGAGGACGCCGAGGGCCGCGTCGGGATCAGCCTCAGCAAGGCGCTCCCCAAGGCCGCCGTGCGGGCGTTCGCCGTCAACctgcgccgcctcgcgccgcgcgTCCTCCCCGTCGCCGAGCTCGCGCGGTTCGCCTCGCGCCTCCTCTCCCGGCAGCTCCTCGCGCACCTGCGCTCCTCCGGCaagaaggccggcggcggcgacgcccccAGGATCGACTTCAAGACCGGCGTGGACCACTTCTGCCTCCACCCCGGCGGCACGGCGGTGATCGAGGCGGTGAAGCAGAGCCTGGGCCTGGACGACGGCGACGTGGAGCCGTCGCGGATGACGCTGCACCGGTGGGGGAACACGTCGGCGAGCAGCCTGTGGTACGTGCTGTCGTACATGGAGGCCAAGGGGCGGCTCAAGGTCGGGGACAGGGTGCTCATGGTGACGTTCGGGTCGGGGTTCAAGTGCAACAGCTGCATGTGGGAGGTGACCGGGGACATGGCCGACAAGGGGGCGTGGGCGGACTGCATCGGCAGCTACCCGCCGGAGAGCCTCGACAACCCATACATGGTCAAGTTTGGCTGGATCAACGACGTCGAAGGCGACGCATTGATGCTCTAA